The proteins below are encoded in one region of Xenopus laevis strain J_2021 chromosome 8L, Xenopus_laevis_v10.1, whole genome shotgun sequence:
- the XB5949738.L gene encoding butyrophilin subfamily 1 member A1 isoform X1: MEPKFFFLICLMPAAVTAKFQVQTKDKELVVSVGSDVELPCTISPPSPNAVGLEVRWFHTLFHTVVYLLKDGREDRQQQRNEYRERAFLKSGPQTGNLSLSLLQVRLSDAGTYHCFVENGTAAYDDEDVVKLVVIGPGSPPLVKVSLQDSSVQISCSSSNWFPEPTVNWKRDDETLVNEEMMTSNQDTNGLFSVTNNILLKDSSEEKLFCALKHPVTGKESGVYVIVSDSMFPQLSNWLILFFVLLFLSLGAFAFVGWKFYVYSIQKEKQLSLKENMLNRHKQEIEYRKAVVYKESVHFDPDSAFSRLVVSPDKCVISPAEQEQDVIPSAERFDTEPCVLAESSFNSGKHYWETEIQERSGKFWSIGIAKQTVRRSGGQRECPEAGIWAIRASSDCFLALSTPPTEFFPSQRPVVVGIFLDYDEGMLAFYDKNTFQQLFRFQDETIAEEPVFPFYYVGNGITFVLKH, from the exons ATGGAGCCGAAATTCTTCTTTCTGATATGTCTTATGCCAGCAGCAGTCACAG CAAAGTTTCAGGTTCAGACTAAAGACAAAGAGCTGGTTGTATCAGTAGGATCAGATGTTGAATTGCCCTGTACAATTTCTCCACCATCACCCAATGCTGTTGGACTGGAGGTGCGCTGGTTTCACACGCTGTTCCACACAGTTGTGTATCTACTGAAAGATGGACGGGAAGACAGACAACAACAAAGAAATGAGTATCGTGAAAGAGCATTTCTAAAATCTGGGCCCCAGACAGGCAACTTGTCACTTTCGCTTCTTCAAGTGCGTCTTTCTGATGCTGGCACCTATCACTGCTTTGTAGAGAATGGAACAGCTGCATATGATGATGAAGATGTTGTTAAACTAGTTGTAAttg GACCAGGCTCTCCACCACTCGTTAAAGTGTCTCTGCAAGACAGCTCAGTTCAGATCTCCTGCTCATCTTCCAACTGGTTTCCTGAGCCTACGGTGAACTGGAAGAGAGATGATGAAACTTTGGTTAATGAAGAAATGATGACATCCAATCAAGACACCAATGGTCTCTTTAGTGTAACAAATAATATTCTTCTGAAAGACTCATCTGAAGAAAAGCTGTTCTGTGCATTGAAACATCCTGTGACAGGGAAAGAATCTGGTGTTTACGTCATTGTCTCAG ATTCCATGTTTCCACAACTTTCAAACTGGTTAATTCTGTTCTTTGTGTTGCTGTTTCTGTCCCTTGGTGCCTTTGCATTCGTTGGTTGGAAATTTTACGTATATAGCATTCAAAAAG aaaagcaACTGAGTTTAAAAGAGAATATGTTAA atcggCATAAGCAAGAAATTG AATACAGAAAAGCTGTTGTCTACaaag AATCCGTTCATTTTGATCCTGATTCAGCCTTTAGTCGCCTGGTTGTCTCTCCAGACAAATGCGTTATTTCTCCAGCTGAACAGGAACAAGATGTAATTCCCAGTGCAGAAAGGTTTGACACCGAGCCATGTGTTCTTGCTGAATCTTCTTTTAATTCAGGGAAGCACTACTGGGAAACTGAAATCCAGGAACGAAGTGGGAAGTTCTGGTCAATTGGCATTGCAAAACAAACTGTGAGACGTTCAGGGGGTCAGAGAGAGTGCCCAGAAGCTGGCATTTGGGCCATTAGAGCGTCATCAGACTGTTTCCTTGCGCTGTCCACCCCTCCTACTGAATTTTTTCCATCCCAGAGACCTGTGGTAGTGGGGATATTTTTGGACTATGATGAGGGAATGCTGGCATTTtatgataaaaatacatttcagcaaCTTTTTCGGTTTCAGGATGAAACTATTGCTGAAGAGCCAGTCTTTCCCTTTTATTATGTGGGAAATGGAATTACTTTTGTGTTAAAACATTGA
- the XB5949738.L gene encoding butyrophilin subfamily 1 member A1 isoform X2: protein MEPKFFFLICLMPAAVTAKFQVQTKDKELVVSVGSDVELPCTISPPSPNAVGLEVRWFHTLFHTVVYLLKDGREDRQQQRNEYRERAFLKSGPQTGNLSLSLLQVRLSDAGTYHCFVENGTAAYDDEDVVKLVVIGPGSPPLVKVSLQDSSVQISCSSSNWFPEPTVNWKRDDETLVNEEMMTSNQDTNGLFSVTNNILLKDSSEEKLFCALKHPVTGKESGVYVIVSDSMFPQLSNWLILFFVLLFLSLGAFAFVGWKFYVYSIQKDRHKQEIEYRKAVVYKESVHFDPDSAFSRLVVSPDKCVISPAEQEQDVIPSAERFDTEPCVLAESSFNSGKHYWETEIQERSGKFWSIGIAKQTVRRSGGQRECPEAGIWAIRASSDCFLALSTPPTEFFPSQRPVVVGIFLDYDEGMLAFYDKNTFQQLFRFQDETIAEEPVFPFYYVGNGITFVLKH from the exons ATGGAGCCGAAATTCTTCTTTCTGATATGTCTTATGCCAGCAGCAGTCACAG CAAAGTTTCAGGTTCAGACTAAAGACAAAGAGCTGGTTGTATCAGTAGGATCAGATGTTGAATTGCCCTGTACAATTTCTCCACCATCACCCAATGCTGTTGGACTGGAGGTGCGCTGGTTTCACACGCTGTTCCACACAGTTGTGTATCTACTGAAAGATGGACGGGAAGACAGACAACAACAAAGAAATGAGTATCGTGAAAGAGCATTTCTAAAATCTGGGCCCCAGACAGGCAACTTGTCACTTTCGCTTCTTCAAGTGCGTCTTTCTGATGCTGGCACCTATCACTGCTTTGTAGAGAATGGAACAGCTGCATATGATGATGAAGATGTTGTTAAACTAGTTGTAAttg GACCAGGCTCTCCACCACTCGTTAAAGTGTCTCTGCAAGACAGCTCAGTTCAGATCTCCTGCTCATCTTCCAACTGGTTTCCTGAGCCTACGGTGAACTGGAAGAGAGATGATGAAACTTTGGTTAATGAAGAAATGATGACATCCAATCAAGACACCAATGGTCTCTTTAGTGTAACAAATAATATTCTTCTGAAAGACTCATCTGAAGAAAAGCTGTTCTGTGCATTGAAACATCCTGTGACAGGGAAAGAATCTGGTGTTTACGTCATTGTCTCAG ATTCCATGTTTCCACAACTTTCAAACTGGTTAATTCTGTTCTTTGTGTTGCTGTTTCTGTCCCTTGGTGCCTTTGCATTCGTTGGTTGGAAATTTTACGTATATAGCATTCAAAAAG atcggCATAAGCAAGAAATTG AATACAGAAAAGCTGTTGTCTACaaag AATCCGTTCATTTTGATCCTGATTCAGCCTTTAGTCGCCTGGTTGTCTCTCCAGACAAATGCGTTATTTCTCCAGCTGAACAGGAACAAGATGTAATTCCCAGTGCAGAAAGGTTTGACACCGAGCCATGTGTTCTTGCTGAATCTTCTTTTAATTCAGGGAAGCACTACTGGGAAACTGAAATCCAGGAACGAAGTGGGAAGTTCTGGTCAATTGGCATTGCAAAACAAACTGTGAGACGTTCAGGGGGTCAGAGAGAGTGCCCAGAAGCTGGCATTTGGGCCATTAGAGCGTCATCAGACTGTTTCCTTGCGCTGTCCACCCCTCCTACTGAATTTTTTCCATCCCAGAGACCTGTGGTAGTGGGGATATTTTTGGACTATGATGAGGGAATGCTGGCATTTtatgataaaaatacatttcagcaaCTTTTTCGGTTTCAGGATGAAACTATTGCTGAAGAGCCAGTCTTTCCCTTTTATTATGTGGGAAATGGAATTACTTTTGTGTTAAAACATTGA
- the LOC108698538 gene encoding butyrophilin subfamily 1 member A1 has protein sequence MAGPPLFLCLIFLLPTLSGQFHVTSPNEQLVAELGSSVSLPCTLSPPLSADGLEVRWFHTIYSPHVYLLKDGKEDKEQQRAEYRGRVSLLNGPDTGDLTLTLQKVQLSDAGNYVCFVENRTSRVYEEAFIPLVVVVAGSLPTLDISLQDSSVLLSFSSSDWYPKPQMRWEKNKGVPIGLESETYLEQSNGLFKVESSILLKSPNTDPLYCGASHPFMGRDTGIFLRISGDLFPRVSRWVYAFVTIFILMLIGVVVTILRVRRLWHEKEKLTRTVARLSSEVDWRKAVMQPVYFTFNPDITHPELSVSTDRLSFYNKPPVSPPVMNKLRFETERCCLGDRTFSSGDHYWEVELIHGEEWAVGVSSPDVKRKGAAYMFGPQEKIWCVCRFVETFKALDNTEFDLDVTADSFKRVGVYLNLTKRTVSFYDPTTWIELYTFGGVPQIVQPFFWLGTRGGEVRLKKRLSERMKTENNMEEMAEHTGLLENVSL, from the exons ATGGCCGGCCCGCCGCTGTTTCTCTGCCTCATATTCCTGCTTCCGACACTGTCAG GTCAATTTCACGTGACTTCACCAAATGAACAGCTGGTAGCAGAACTAGGCTCCAGCGTTTCCTTGCCCTGTACCTTATCACCCCCTCTCAGTGCTGATGGTTTGGAGGTGCGCTGGTTCCACACTATCTACAGCCCACatgtttatttactaaaagatGGAAAGGAGGATAAAGAGCAACAGCGTGCTGAATACCGTGGGAGAGTATCCTTACTTAATGGACCTGATACTGGAGATCTTACACTTACTTTGCAGAAAGTGCAGCTCTCTGATGCCGGCAATTATGTTTGTTTTGTGGAGAACAGAACCAGTCGTGTCTATGAAGAGGCATTCATACCGCTTGTTGTTGTTG TTGCAGGCTCCCTCCCTACCCTGGATATCTCCCTGCAGGACAGCTCAGTTTTGCTCTCATTTTCTTCCTCGGATTGGTACCCTAAACCCCAGATGCGGTGGGAGAAGAATAAGGGAGTTCCCATTGGTCTGGAGTCAGAGACTTATCTTGAGCAAAGTAATGGCCTTTTTAAAGTAGAAAGCAGCATTCTCCTCAAAAGTCCCAATACAGATCCTCTATACTGTGGAGCCAGTCATCCCTTTATGGGAAGAGATACAGGCATCTTCTTAAGAATCTCAG GGGACCTGTTTCCTCGTGTCTCTCGTTGGGTCTATGCTTTTGTCACCATTTTCATACTTATGCTAAtaggagtagttgttacaattctTCGTGTCCGGAGGCTATGGCATGAGAAAG AGAAGCTTACTAGAACAGTTG CTCGTCTATCCTCTGAAGTGG ACTGGAGAAAGGCGGTTATGCAACCAG TGTATTTTACATTCAACCCAGATATTACTCACCCAGAACTGTCAGTCTCTACTGACCGCCTATCATTCTATAACAAACCGCCAGTCAGTCCACCAGTAATGAATAAATTGCGGTTTGAGACAGAGCGATGCTGTCTAGGAGACCGTACCTTCTCGTCTGGTGATCATTACTGGGAGGTAGAACTGATTCATGGAGAAGAGTGGGCAGTGGGAGTGTCCTCTCCAGACGTAAAAAGGAAAGGAGCAGCTTATATGTTTGGCCCCCAAGAAAAAATCTGGTGTGTCTGTCGCTTTGTTGAAACTTTTAAGGCTTTGGACAATACAGAGTTCGATCTTGATGTGACAGCGGACAGTTTTAAGAGAGTGGGAGTCTATCTGAATCTTACCAAACGGACAGTTTCTTTTTATGATCCCACTACCTGGATAGAACTGTATACTTTTGGAGGTGTGCCCCAAATAGTACAGCCATTTTTCTGGCTGGGCACAAGGGGGGGTGAAGTTAGACTGAAAAAGAGGCTCAGTGAAAGGATGAAAACCGAAAATAACATGGAAGAAATGGCAGAACATACTGGTCTATtagaaaatgtatctttataa